From Chryseobacterium camelliae:
GGTTTGAAACTGGACAGTACAATTATTAATGGTGAAAATTCCCAGGATGTACTTTTGTCAGTGTCTCTGTACTCTGAAAAAGGCAATGGCAGATCCTAATTTCCATTTCAGCGATATGCTGCTTAATGGTAATTCTCAGTCTTTACCTGCATAATTCAAATGGGCATCACCATGGTAAAGGAGCCTTATCTCCATTTTTATTTTCTGCATAATATATAGAAGGCAGGAAGTGTGATAGATAAGTAAATTCAGTATAACAGTGCTCCATCAATCCAAAACCTATATCTTCATGCAGGGGTGCTGTAGTATCGGCTGCTATTGCTCCCAAATAAAAGTGACTTCTCAACGTACACCCAAAAGGTGTGTCTCTGGCTACATGAAACATGAAGCCATCTTCAGGGTCACCATTGTCATCCAGTGGCGTGTCTTTTCCAAATCCGATTCTTGCATAAATTACGGCACCCACATGTGCTGTATCATAAGCTTCCTCTAGCAAAGCAGGATTAAAAACTTCTGCCGGATCATGGAATTTTATCGTGGCAGGTACAGGTGCGATCTCTCCTAATGCTTCTGTAGCATGGATCGTAGCGCCAATATAGTTTTTATTTTTTACCCATTGGCTATCCCAACCACTGTGCAGGATGTGATCATGAGGATGCCACCATTTCAAATGTTGAGTTGTTTCGAAGAAAGTGAACCACCAGTCGAGCATTTTACTTTTACAGCCATGGAGATCCGTTCTCATAGAAATCTGGAGCATCCCGTTTTCCATCCTCTTTATACCGGCTTCCAGTCTTAAAGGTTTAGGGGATAAGAGCTTGTCTATATCCGAAAATAATACCTGTTGTTGTTCTTTAGTAAGTTTCATATTATCTTTGATTAATTATTGTTTATCAAAGGTAACAGAAGTGCCCTGCTAAAAAACTTAACCTTGGTTAAGGTTTCTAAGAAGATTTTTGGTGGCTCTGCTTAAGTATTCTGCTGTACGCTTCTGGTGTAATTCCTAAAAACTGAGCAATATATTTATAGGGAACCTTTTTAGCAATATCAGGATAATGTGTTCTGATAAATTCAATCATTTCACTCTTGCCATATAGCAGCTTCATATCGGTTATCAAAATATCTTCAGCAATGATCTCAAGAACAGTATTTCTAAGTATTTTACCCAGGCTGATACCATTATTGTAATACCTCATAAAATCTGATCCGGCTATTGAAATGATCGTACACGGGGTAATGCTTACAATTTGATATCTGGATACCGTATGGTGAAGTAAACTGTCAAAGTTTGTACAGAGGTTGCCCGGTTGAAAAAATCTGCCGATCACTTTTTTTTCGTTTATTGTAAATTCTGAAGCCAATACACCTTCGGCAACAAATATCACATCGCTGTAGCGGAAATCTCTTTTTAAAATAATTTCATTCTTTCTGAAAGATTTCAGAACGGAGTGATCCAGTAAATCTTTCCACTCTGCATCCTGAAGGAATTCTTTAAGATTAAATATTGTACACAGATGATCTTCAATAGTTTTATTTTTCATTAAATAATTTACAGATATTATGTGAATCTAATATAAAGATAGAAAAGACCTGAATATCTATGGCCGTTATTCCCAAGATTTCAGAAACAAAAAGTGCTGAAGCTATGTTAATCCTATGAGGAATAATGCAGTTTAAAATCAAACAATACATATCATATATTCATCATTTTTACAATAATGAATACATTCATTATAAATTTGTTAAAATTTATTAAATAAATATGAAATGAATTTGTCTAAAGTGGGAAAATATATTTATTTTAGTGCTTTAAAAATTTCTCATGAAAAGATATAATTTACTGATTGTACTGTTACTGCTTATTTTCAACATCACTAATGCCCAAAAGAAAAATACTCCTGCCGCTGATCTCAGCGTAGTAAAGGAAACCAAAACGAAGATCGAAAATACGGTTCCTCTGGTGATCGGACACCTGCAGGCCATAGCAACCAAAGAAGGAGACAATAATATCCTTACCAACGGTAAAACAGCTCTGGGAAAGGAATACGCTAAACTGGAATCTGAATGGATGCTGTATAGAGGAAATATGAACAACTGTATCCTTAATAATTCTTCGAAAAAAGCAAAGAAGTGCATGGAGTACCACACTCAGTATCTTAGAAATACTTTTATCAACTACAAGAATTACATCACTTACCTTACCAAGAAGAACGGTTATCTAGGTGTAGAAGGTGATACCAAGATTGATTTTAATCCTTCTGAAATTACTACTAAGCTGAGCGAAGCCTATTTCAATGCCAATGATGCAGTAGGCAGGATGAAAGGAAGCCAGAAAAAAGAATTCCTGGGACAGACCCTTTCACAGGACAACAACCTAAGACCTTATGCTGAAATTGCCCAATAAGCCATTCTAAGTAAAAAATACAGACCGCCTCTTCAGGCGGTTTTTTCTTTTTAAGAGGTAACCTCTTGGCACAGAAGATGAACAGTATGGTATATTAATCTTTAAAATACACTACAATGAGCAATCTGAAAAAAGGAGACATGGTAAGATGGAATTCCAGCAATGGTGAAACGCATGGTAGAATCACCGCCGTCCATAAAAAGGACTTTATCTTTATGAACAGACAGAGACGCGCTTCCGAAGATGAACCGCAGTATGAAGTAATGAGTGAAAAAACCGGTAAGTCGGCCGTCCACAAAGCATCAGCACTTAAGAAAATGTAAAAATTGCCACGATATTGTGGCAATTGTATTTTACAGGGATATTATCCTATTTGATTTTATCATAAATGAGTTTGGTGACAACTGCCCCGAAAAGATAATAAGCAACTGTCATTACTTTTTTCTCTGTAGTCTCAGCGACAGGAGTGTCATCCAGTCCCATTTTTTTCGGTAATGCTACCGCACCAATCCCGGCCAGCAGTCCTGATGCAATATTAAAACCGCTGGTTGCTGTAGTCGCATAATAAATTCCGTTACTAATGACATCTCCTGCCAGGGTAGCCGCGTACAGCTGATCATGATTTGTTATTTTCATGTCTGCTTTGTCCAATGCCTTATTGAGGGCTTCTTCTCCCACTTTATTCACTTCCGGAACATTATTGAAATTCTTTCTGATGGTTTCATGCAGCAGGTTGAGTGCAATAGCACCTCCTAAACCTGCAAGTATTTTCTTATACATAAACTGTGATTTGGTTGTCGATTATTTATATGGTATGCCAATTACAGATCCTGACCTGTTGCTACCCAATGCTCTGCTTTATCATATTCGTGTTTATCGTACCCTCTAAACTCCCCGATCATTACCTTACTGACCATATCAGTAAACTTCTGTATGCTCTCTTCATCAGTGACAATTGCGCAACGGTTCCATTTGGTGATATTTTTGATTCCCAGCCAGGCATCATTCATCCAGGCAGCAAAGGTGAAATTTTTAAGAGGTGTATCAAGTTTTAAAAGATAGTTCAATTCACCTTCCTGTTCTATTTTCTCATCAATGATTTTGATCACGCCGTCAAAATCTTCCTTTGTAATTTCGCCGGATGCTTCAAATGCGGCGATATTCCTCGGTGCTGTGGCGATGGGTTGTAACATATGATCTTTTCAACTTAACTGCATAAACTGCGCCATAAATTATACGCTTACCCCATCAAAAATCATTAAAACCAACTCAATATTATCCTTTATATATTTATTTTAAACTTAAAATCAATAGAATGCACTAAAATATTTAACTATGATCATAGATTTCTGATCAGATTAAAATGAAGTCGATTCGAATGACTAAATTTATTGTATTCCCAAACCTTGTCAGGGTTTGGAATCCTGACAAGGTTGTATGTTAACTCAACATCAGTAACTGATTTTAGTGAATAGGTTAAAAAATCAGGTCGATTTCTGTAAGTAACAGAATACCATTCGGGTATACAGCAAATAAAAATCCGGTATGACACTGCCATACCGGATTTACTTTAGTAGCGGGAACCGGACTCGAACCGATGACCTTCGGGTTATGAGCCCGACGAGCTACCTACTGCTCCAT
This genomic window contains:
- a CDS encoding DAPG hydrolase family protein — its product is MKLTKEQQQVLFSDIDKLLSPKPLRLEAGIKRMENGMLQISMRTDLHGCKSKMLDWWFTFFETTQHLKWWHPHDHILHSGWDSQWVKNKNYIGATIHATEALGEIAPVPATIKFHDPAEVFNPALLEEAYDTAHVGAVIYARIGFGKDTPLDDNGDPEDGFMFHVARDTPFGCTLRSHFYLGAIAADTTAPLHEDIGFGLMEHCYTEFTYLSHFLPSIYYAENKNGDKAPLPW
- a CDS encoding Crp/Fnr family transcriptional regulator, encoding MKNKTIEDHLCTIFNLKEFLQDAEWKDLLDHSVLKSFRKNEIILKRDFRYSDVIFVAEGVLASEFTINEKKVIGRFFQPGNLCTNFDSLLHHTVSRYQIVSITPCTIISIAGSDFMRYYNNGISLGKILRNTVLEIIAEDILITDMKLLYGKSEMIEFIRTHYPDIAKKVPYKYIAQFLGITPEAYSRILKQSHQKSS
- a CDS encoding hypervirulence associated TUDOR domain-containing protein; the encoded protein is MSNLKKGDMVRWNSSNGETHGRITAVHKKDFIFMNRQRRASEDEPQYEVMSEKTGKSAVHKASALKKM
- a CDS encoding SpoIIAA family protein, with amino-acid sequence MLQPIATAPRNIAAFEASGEITKEDFDGVIKIIDEKIEQEGELNYLLKLDTPLKNFTFAAWMNDAWLGIKNITKWNRCAIVTDEESIQKFTDMVSKVMIGEFRGYDKHEYDKAEHWVATGQDL